In Caldalkalibacillus uzonensis, the genomic window TCATATCTGAAATGGCGAATATTTTGATTCAAAATAAGAACACCATGCTTCATCTCATAGACATAGCCAATCGCTTTGATGAAAACTTGGGTAAGGCGATGAGGCGATTCAATGCTCCCTTTGACAATGTATTGTATACACAATTTGTGACATCCGGACTTGACAGCGATATTCCCCAATTTCTGAACGAGTTACTGACATCTGAGATTTTGGAACTTCCTCAACATGAGTCTGAATTTAATATTTACTTTAAATTAAAAATACAAAATTTACTTAGAGTATTGCAGGAGGAGTCATTTACAGAGGAAAAACTGAATGATTTACTTGCTTTTTATAATTTGGAAGGAAAGGATGTAGGAGAGTATATATCTGATGCATTGCACAGTAGAGATTTTAAAGAGGGACTTATAAAATTAATTAAAGAGACAGAGATTCGTTCAGTTCAAGAGTTAAAGGCCCCGCTGATTGATTTGGTGTCACCGTACGTTAAGAAAAAGAAAAAAAAGACAAATGCGGTTAAACAGTTAATTATGATACTTTTCGTGTTGGACGAATTTATACGTGACCCGGACTCATTCAAAGAGCAATTTTACAAGCAGGCATATACTCTAACCAAACTAATGAAATTTTATGATGATTATCCGGATAAAATTAATACTGGAACCATTCTTAAAAGTATGAGTTCGGAAAATTATTTGTTGTGCATAACTCCGTGGTGTGATGTGTTCAGATTGGAAAAAATCGATCATATGTTGAAGTTTTTGAGAGGCACTGTCGTAGGCAAAGTTACAGATATTTTATTAGAAAATAATAAAAGCAACTGTGAATATATGGTGGTACCTATCAACGGTAAACTTCAATTGATAAAGTGGGAATTTTTTGATGTCGTTACCCTAAAAGCAGATGAATTAGACAAAAACTATCGTAAAGTAACTAATGTAAAACGGAGCTACATACAGAAGATTATTAACCGATACTCCTCGTATCAGATC contains:
- a CDS encoding response regulator receiver domain, which produces MNYELVQQVKDIVKGYFDNAVIVDDELFMTKERLEEDLEFDNSELEEWNEVEVQTEYAATTDDYTSLGSRPDETNEKFIRDGFVVMPFRYERDRDIKEQLEKLTPVFNNAKLLIIDWNLENLPSTSPTPRGAAALRIIREFAGTEKGIKCIVVYTQEDNLQVVRDELEADFEFIDDHFFQDRNQGEGNSLFGFVFSKREVEPDKIISEMANILIQNKNTMLHLIDIANRFDENLGKAMRRFNAPFDNVLYTQFVTSGLDSDIPQFLNELLTSEILELPQHESEFNIYFKLKIQNLLRVLQEESFTEEKLNDLLAFYNLEGKDVGEYISDALHSRDFKEGLIKLIKETEIRSVQELKAPLIDLVSPYVKKKKKKTNAVKQLIMILFVLDEFIRDPDSFKEQFYKQAYTLTKLMKFYDDYPDKINTGTILKSMSSENYLLCITPWCDVFRLEKIDHMLKFLRGTVVGKVTDILLENNKSNCEYMVVPINGKLQLIKWEFFDVVTLKADELDKNYRKVTNVKRSYIQKIINRYSSYQIRAGVNELFFKESDYVSNFYKQLF